The Candidatus Uhrbacteria bacterium genome has a segment encoding these proteins:
- a CDS encoding GerMN domain-containing protein: MPKAKTTSKKRIEDNGAGFRLSGFLIIVLFASFGLVWLWLQLPKRSEQPAPRPPVVQPSETTNPAKISCNESGGTWIDCGLPAGCKLGEPCDQVCVPQCLAKSEPIVQPQPEQTTPIRERPTGMTCDDRNFICVDPAFASQQLTSPFVVQGTGIAFENTINWRLLDGNGGVLQQGFVTANAQEVGQAGPFEIRPFLLQVPKTSTGTLEVLEYSAENGSPIHVVKIPVRLPTLSMKTKFFMPSGSTTDCSEMSPVELDVTRSVLPVETALRTLLSVGPTMSSKRSAIPPDTKLVTLKVSGGTATVVLSSELGNYGGGSCNVAAIRAQIEQTLKQFPSVRNVVISQEGKTPEESLQP; this comes from the coding sequence ATGCCAAAAGCCAAAACCACATCCAAAAAAAGGATTGAAGACAACGGAGCTGGTTTTCGTCTCTCCGGTTTTCTGATTATTGTTCTCTTTGCCTCATTCGGCCTTGTTTGGCTCTGGTTGCAATTACCAAAGCGCAGCGAGCAGCCGGCTCCGCGCCCGCCCGTCGTCCAGCCTTCGGAAACGACAAATCCGGCCAAGATCTCCTGCAATGAGTCGGGTGGTACTTGGATTGATTGCGGTTTGCCGGCAGGCTGTAAGCTCGGTGAACCTTGCGATCAAGTCTGTGTACCGCAATGTTTGGCAAAGTCGGAGCCGATTGTTCAGCCTCAGCCAGAACAAACAACGCCAATTCGCGAACGCCCAACAGGCATGACCTGTGACGATCGTAACTTCATCTGTGTCGATCCTGCTTTTGCGTCCCAACAGCTCACGAGCCCATTCGTTGTACAAGGCACGGGCATCGCTTTTGAGAACACCATTAACTGGCGTTTGCTCGACGGAAACGGGGGAGTGCTTCAGCAGGGTTTTGTCACAGCTAATGCACAAGAAGTCGGACAAGCCGGACCATTTGAGATCCGTCCATTTCTCTTGCAGGTTCCAAAAACAAGCACGGGCACGCTCGAGGTTCTCGAGTACTCGGCGGAAAACGGCTCGCCGATTCACGTCGTCAAGATTCCAGTCCGTCTGCCGACGCTTTCGATGAAAACCAAGTTTTTCATGCCATCCGGATCAACAACCGACTGTTCGGAAATGTCGCCAGTTGAGCTCGACGTCACGCGTTCCGTGCTTCCCGTTGAAACAGCTTTACGTACGCTCCTCTCTGTCGGTCCGACCATGAGCTCCAAGCGTTCCGCTATTCCGCCGGACACCAAACTTGTTACATTAAAAGTTTCAGGAGGTACGGCAACGGTCGTCCTAAGCTCGGAACTTGGTAACTACGGCGGCGGTTCTTGCAATGTCGCCGCGATCCGCGCGCAAATCGAGCAGACCTTGAAGCAATTCCCATCCGTCCGTAACGTTGTCATCTCACAAGAGGGCAAAACACCGGAAGAATCTCTTCAGCCATAA
- a CDS encoding phosphatase PAP2 family protein — translation MSGEILILQGIQQAMSGEAGQALSVFFSRYLVFVFAFLVAILGFWRKRRHLRKIVYEATWAALIAMVVATVSGQFIGRIRPFIADASVQVLIPPPLTIYSFPSGHTATSFAAAVVLVYGSPGIGMLALLAATLIGFGRMATGVHYPTDVLAGALLGSLVGVIVHYVKLRQTIKKQAPESYAKHG, via the coding sequence ATGTCTGGTGAAATCTTGATTCTGCAGGGAATACAGCAAGCAATGTCCGGTGAAGCCGGCCAAGCCTTGTCTGTCTTTTTTTCCCGCTACCTTGTTTTTGTCTTCGCCTTCCTTGTGGCGATTCTTGGTTTTTGGCGCAAGCGCCGTCATCTCCGCAAGATTGTTTACGAGGCTACTTGGGCTGCATTGATCGCAATGGTGGTAGCGACGGTATCCGGTCAATTCATTGGACGCATCCGTCCATTTATCGCTGATGCTTCCGTGCAGGTGCTCATTCCTCCGCCGCTTACGATCTACTCGTTTCCGTCGGGCCACACGGCTACGTCTTTTGCTGCCGCCGTCGTTCTCGTCTACGGAAGTCCGGGCATCGGTATGCTTGCGCTTTTGGCTGCAACGCTTATCGGCTTTGGCCGCATGGCAACGGGTGTCCATTATCCGACGGATGTACTCGCCGGTGCATTGCTCGGCAGTCTCGTCGGCGTCATTGTTCATTACGTGAAGCTTCGTCAGACCATAAAAAAACAAGCTCCGGAATCCTATGCGAAACATGGTTAA
- a CDS encoding UvrD-helicase domain-containing protein encodes MSTFTLSSDPGGSVKKIDYVQALNQEQLAVVLEGDGPCLVLAGAGSGKTRTLTYRVAYLIEHGVDPSSILLLTFTNKAAKEMSGRVESVLGPSARGIWGGTFHSIGARLLRSFAEDLGYQSNFSILDQEDSRNLIKAVMKDLAIDPKARRFPTASVVGDILSYARNTQHSIDDVLEIKYPNFQAFITDIEEIAKQYHQRKKQANAMDFDDLLTNLAMLLDSPDGKRISERFRYVLVDEYQDTNAVQARIVAGFSKIHRNIIAVGDDAQSIYAFRGADVKNILSFPEQFADAKIFKLLTNYRSTPQILDLANESLSHNRHQFKKELIGLREKGDKPRLIACSSASQEARYIAEQVLALRDGGVALANMAVLFRSSAHSQTLEFELMKRDIPYEYRGGQKFFERAHIKDVVSFLRVYENPKDEVAWLRTLGLQTGIGATTAGDIASQMRVIESVDMIVDGSAGLRIPARGQTGWNDMMLILKNFLEKGRFPAQLIRAVTSSAYQDYLEREYPNWRERLEDLEQLALFAEGYDDLAAFLADISLYDDVVAQSATREARGVEREEKMILSTIHQAKGLEWDTVFIIHLADQSFPNRRALAEEDGMEEERRLFYVAVTRARRQLFLSYPLTLGQESLVLNQPSTFIEEVDPHLFERVELREAGSGTTKWQQSKKAGAWSWDDSEGSDGYEEPAIQIAPTTVWKKDEKPKKPLKPGSYLREIEDL; translated from the coding sequence ATGTCCACCTTTACGCTTTCTTCCGATCCGGGTGGCTCGGTCAAAAAAATCGACTACGTCCAAGCGCTCAATCAGGAGCAATTGGCTGTCGTTCTGGAGGGTGATGGCCCTTGTCTTGTGTTAGCTGGAGCCGGTTCCGGCAAAACCCGCACGTTAACCTATCGCGTAGCCTATCTCATCGAGCACGGCGTTGATCCGTCCTCGATTTTGCTACTCACATTTACCAATAAGGCGGCAAAAGAGATGTCTGGCCGCGTAGAAAGCGTGCTCGGACCCTCGGCTCGCGGTATTTGGGGCGGTACCTTCCATTCAATCGGCGCACGCTTATTGCGCTCATTCGCAGAAGACCTCGGCTATCAATCCAATTTTTCCATTCTCGACCAAGAAGACAGTCGCAATCTAATCAAAGCCGTCATGAAAGACTTGGCCATCGATCCAAAGGCCCGGCGTTTCCCGACCGCATCTGTCGTAGGCGATATTTTGTCCTACGCCCGCAACACCCAGCACTCCATCGATGACGTGCTTGAAATAAAATATCCCAACTTCCAAGCCTTCATCACGGACATCGAGGAAATCGCCAAGCAATATCATCAGAGAAAAAAGCAGGCGAACGCCATGGACTTTGATGACTTGCTCACCAATCTCGCCATGCTGCTCGATAGCCCGGACGGCAAAAGAATTTCCGAGCGCTTCCGCTACGTGCTCGTCGACGAGTATCAAGATACGAACGCCGTGCAGGCGCGTATCGTCGCTGGATTTTCCAAAATCCATCGTAATATTATCGCCGTTGGCGACGACGCGCAGTCGATCTATGCGTTCCGAGGCGCAGATGTAAAAAACATTCTTTCTTTTCCTGAACAATTTGCGGATGCAAAGATTTTTAAATTGCTTACAAACTACCGCTCAACGCCTCAAATCCTCGATCTCGCCAATGAATCGCTCTCGCACAACCGCCATCAATTCAAAAAAGAGCTAATTGGACTGAGGGAAAAAGGGGATAAGCCTCGTTTGATCGCCTGTTCATCAGCCTCGCAGGAAGCGCGATATATCGCAGAACAGGTCTTGGCTTTGCGCGATGGGGGAGTCGCTCTTGCCAACATGGCGGTGTTGTTCCGTTCGAGTGCTCATTCCCAAACGCTGGAATTTGAGTTGATGAAGCGCGATATTCCGTACGAGTATCGCGGCGGCCAAAAGTTTTTTGAACGCGCACACATAAAAGATGTCGTGTCTTTTTTACGCGTGTATGAAAATCCAAAAGATGAAGTCGCTTGGCTGCGCACGCTTGGATTGCAAACAGGTATCGGCGCAACAACCGCGGGAGACATCGCTTCGCAGATGCGCGTGATAGAAAGCGTCGACATGATCGTCGATGGTTCCGCTGGTCTGCGTATCCCTGCCCGCGGACAAACTGGTTGGAATGACATGATGCTGATTCTCAAAAACTTTTTGGAGAAGGGAAGATTCCCGGCTCAGCTTATCCGCGCCGTCACATCGTCCGCATATCAGGATTATTTGGAGCGCGAATATCCAAACTGGCGTGAACGCTTGGAAGATTTGGAACAGCTCGCCCTCTTTGCAGAAGGCTATGATGATCTCGCCGCCTTCCTCGCCGACATCTCGCTCTACGATGATGTTGTCGCCCAATCAGCGACGCGTGAAGCGAGAGGTGTGGAGCGTGAGGAGAAAATGATCCTCTCGACCATCCACCAAGCCAAAGGCTTGGAATGGGATACAGTTTTTATTATCCATTTAGCCGACCAAAGCTTCCCAAATCGCCGCGCGCTCGCAGAAGAAGACGGAATGGAAGAGGAGAGACGCTTGTTTTACGTTGCTGTTACACGCGCCCGCCGCCAACTGTTCTTAAGTTACCCGCTCACCCTCGGCCAAGAGTCATTGGTTTTGAATCAGCCATCGACATTCATCGAAGAAGTCGATCCGCATCTATTCGAAAGAGTAGAACTGCGCGAGGCTGGTTCCGGAACGACAAAGTGGCAACAATCCAAAAAAGCCGGTGCATGGTCTTGGGACGATAGCGAGGGGAGTGATGGTTATGAAGAGCCGGCGATCCAAATCGCACCCACAACCGTTTGGAAAAAAGACGAAAAGCCAAAGAAGCCACTTAAGCCCGGTTCCTACCTGCGAGAGATCGAGGACCTTTAG
- a CDS encoding C39 family peptidase, which translates to MNKRVQIGVSVAILAVIALAGMAYLWRGNLRDLAYHYSRPNLPAAIPYIPPTSTAQATTTTPSTKPATKPATKPAAPTPAPTTNPTSPAEINLSVPFLLQAPKQNWVQPFEDACEEASLIMVDAYYDGRKTTFGPDEGVKAILDVVAYEDETYGYNKDTTSEDVMNTAKNFFNRPNIEIIEATEADIKAALAKGYPVIAPAHGKALLNPNFRNGGPEYHMLVIKGYTKDGQWITNDPGTRNGPDYLYPKQRLLDAIHDFNATDMKLGRKIVIVIKP; encoded by the coding sequence ATGAATAAACGTGTTCAAATCGGTGTTTCTGTCGCGATTCTCGCCGTAATCGCACTCGCTGGAATGGCCTATCTCTGGCGCGGAAATCTGCGCGATTTAGCGTATCACTATTCCCGCCCAAATCTGCCTGCCGCGATCCCGTACATTCCTCCGACCAGCACTGCGCAAGCTACGACAACAACTCCATCAACTAAGCCGGCAACAAAGCCTGCGACGAAACCGGCAGCACCGACACCCGCCCCAACAACGAATCCAACCAGCCCGGCAGAAATTAATTTGTCTGTTCCATTCTTGCTCCAAGCGCCAAAACAAAACTGGGTTCAACCATTTGAGGACGCCTGCGAAGAAGCCTCCCTCATCATGGTCGATGCCTACTACGATGGACGCAAAACAACCTTTGGTCCCGATGAAGGCGTCAAAGCCATTCTCGATGTCGTTGCCTACGAAGACGAGACCTACGGTTATAACAAAGACACAACCTCGGAAGACGTGATGAACACCGCCAAGAATTTCTTCAACCGTCCAAATATAGAAATCATCGAGGCGACAGAAGCCGATATCAAAGCCGCGCTTGCTAAGGGCTATCCGGTCATTGCACCAGCACACGGCAAAGCGCTCTTGAACCCCAACTTCCGTAACGGCGGACCGGAATATCACATGCTCGTCATCAAGGGTTACACCAAAGACGGCCAATGGATCACCAACGACCCTGGAACGCGCAACGGCCCCGACTATCTCTATCCAAAACAACGCCTGCTCGACGCCATCCACGACTTCAACGCAACGGACATGAAACTCGGCCGCAAAATCGTCATCGTCATCAAGCCATAA
- a CDS encoding peptidylprolyl isomerase: MDAQEVNKKVRIKTTLGDIVVQVDPDQGPNAASNFVYLVKKGFYNGTIFHRVIPGFMIQGGDPTGTGMSGPGYQFKNDPVKSPYSKGIVAMANAGRDTNGSQFFIMVDSVGLPPDYSVFGRVVEGQDVADKISMTPRNGNDRPNTEVKMVSVTIE, translated from the coding sequence ATGGACGCTCAAGAAGTAAACAAGAAAGTCCGTATCAAAACCACGCTCGGCGACATCGTTGTCCAGGTCGATCCTGATCAAGGTCCAAATGCCGCTTCCAACTTCGTCTATCTCGTAAAGAAAGGTTTCTACAACGGCACGATTTTCCACCGCGTCATCCCGGGCTTCATGATCCAAGGCGGCGACCCGACCGGTACGGGCATGAGCGGTCCTGGCTATCAGTTCAAGAACGATCCGGTAAAATCTCCGTATAGCAAAGGTATCGTCGCTATGGCCAACGCTGGCCGCGACACCAATGGCTCGCAATTCTTCATCATGGTCGATAGCGTCGGTCTTCCGCCAGACTATTCTGTCTTCGGTCGCGTCGTTGAAGGTCAAGACGTCGCCGACAAAATCTCCATGACGCCGCGCAACGGAAACGATCGTCCAAATACGGAAGTAAAGATGGTGAGCGTGACGATTGAGTAA
- a CDS encoding 2,3-bisphosphoglycerate-independent phosphoglycerate mutase, whose product MSRPKPVVLIIIDGFGIAPQADGNAIYDAKMPVFKRLIESYPAMTVHGSGGAVGLSWGEMGNSEVGHLTIGAGRIFYQSLPRINLSIETEEFYSNNALKKAVAHSKANGGRLHLMGLLSQGNVHASQEHLNALLEFCKREGLKDVPVHCFLDGRDAIYNSGLGFVGELEAKMAELGTGKIATLAGRYFAMDRDSRWDRVEKAYNTIVRAEGERADSAVAALEASYAKQVFDEEFIPTVIGVGAPVKEGDAVIFFNFRPDRAREMTKAFALPAFDKFPREYLKNVLFVTMTEFEKDLPVEVAFPPQPIETSLAKVVSDAGLRQLHIAETEKYAHVTFFLNGMREDEFPGEDRVIIPSPRVSSYDQVPEMSAFLIAERVVKEIAASSYDFIVLNFANPDMVGHTGNYEATVKACEAVDKAIGSIVDAALAVGGAVLITADHGNAEEVKNLVTSDMDKEHSTNPVPFIIASKELEGIRAPSGDVIGGDLSLNAPVGMLADVAPTVLKLLEITPPPIMTGQPLI is encoded by the coding sequence ATGTCGCGACCAAAACCCGTTGTTCTGATCATCATCGATGGATTCGGTATTGCCCCTCAGGCAGACGGGAACGCGATTTACGATGCAAAAATGCCCGTTTTCAAACGCTTGATCGAGTCTTATCCGGCAATGACCGTGCATGGATCCGGGGGCGCTGTCGGTCTTTCATGGGGAGAAATGGGTAATTCTGAAGTCGGCCACCTCACGATTGGAGCCGGCCGCATTTTTTACCAAAGTCTGCCCCGCATCAATCTCTCGATTGAAACCGAAGAATTCTATAGTAACAACGCGTTGAAAAAAGCCGTCGCTCATAGCAAGGCAAATGGCGGGAGATTGCATCTCATGGGCTTATTGTCGCAAGGCAATGTTCATGCCTCGCAAGAACACCTGAACGCTTTGCTTGAATTCTGTAAGCGCGAAGGTCTAAAAGATGTTCCCGTCCACTGTTTCCTCGATGGCCGCGACGCGATTTATAATTCCGGTCTTGGTTTTGTCGGAGAATTGGAAGCCAAGATGGCCGAGCTCGGTACGGGAAAAATCGCCACGCTCGCCGGACGCTATTTTGCGATGGATCGCGACAGCCGTTGGGACCGCGTAGAAAAAGCCTACAACACGATTGTCCGTGCCGAGGGCGAGCGCGCAGATTCTGCCGTCGCCGCACTGGAAGCTTCCTATGCAAAACAAGTGTTTGATGAAGAATTCATTCCGACCGTGATTGGTGTCGGAGCTCCGGTGAAAGAAGGGGATGCTGTGATCTTTTTTAACTTTCGTCCGGACCGCGCAAGAGAAATGACCAAGGCATTTGCCCTCCCGGCTTTTGATAAATTCCCGCGCGAGTATCTCAAGAATGTATTATTTGTCACGATGACGGAGTTTGAAAAAGATCTTCCGGTAGAAGTCGCCTTTCCTCCTCAGCCGATTGAAACGTCCTTGGCAAAAGTCGTTTCCGACGCTGGCTTGCGTCAGCTGCACATCGCCGAGACGGAAAAGTATGCGCATGTCACATTTTTCTTGAACGGCATGCGCGAGGACGAGTTCCCTGGCGAGGATCGCGTCATTATCCCAAGTCCGCGCGTCTCCAGTTATGATCAGGTTCCGGAAATGTCCGCCTTTTTGATCGCGGAACGCGTTGTAAAGGAAATCGCTGCCAGTTCTTACGATTTTATTGTTCTCAACTTCGCCAACCCTGACATGGTTGGTCATACGGGTAATTACGAAGCAACGGTAAAAGCTTGTGAAGCCGTTGATAAAGCGATCGGCTCTATTGTTGACGCAGCGCTTGCTGTCGGCGGAGCGGTTCTTATAACCGCTGACCATGGGAATGCAGAAGAAGTAAAAAATCTAGTGACCAGCGACATGGATAAAGAGCATTCCACCAATCCCGTGCCCTTTATTATTGCGAGCAAAGAACTGGAAGGTATCCGCGCCCCTTCCGGCGATGTCATTGGCGGCGATCTTTCTCTAAACGCTCCCGTCGGCATGTTGGCTGATGTCGCTCCAACCGTGCTCAAGCTTCTCGAGATCACACCTCCGCCAATCATGACGGGCCAACCGCTGATTTAG
- a CDS encoding endonuclease III: MTNSKTAAKVVQVLSKRYPEKGMVDMGKAEDTLIATLLSARSTDVQVLRVYPGLRRAYPTLADLAKAPVASIASKIASIGLYRNKAKAIKALAWMLMDDFDGQVPRTMDELVRLPGVGRKTASCVLAYAFKIPAIAVDTHVYRVVHRLGWAKGKTAEQVEMELRKLVPEKEWIDINRSMVQFGRDICKPGKPQCYRCPVAKWCAYPNKTKV, translated from the coding sequence GTGACGAATTCAAAAACCGCGGCCAAAGTCGTACAGGTTTTATCCAAGCGCTATCCGGAAAAGGGGATGGTCGACATGGGGAAAGCGGAAGACACGCTCATCGCGACTCTCCTATCAGCGCGCAGCACAGATGTGCAAGTGCTCCGTGTTTATCCGGGGCTCCGCCGCGCTTATCCGACCTTGGCAGATTTAGCCAAAGCTCCCGTCGCAAGCATCGCATCCAAAATTGCTTCCATCGGGCTCTATCGCAACAAGGCAAAAGCCATCAAAGCATTGGCATGGATGTTGATGGATGATTTTGACGGCCAAGTACCCCGCACGATGGATGAGCTCGTGCGCTTACCCGGAGTTGGCCGCAAAACCGCAAGCTGCGTTCTTGCCTACGCATTCAAGATCCCCGCTATCGCTGTCGACACGCATGTCTATCGCGTCGTGCATCGTCTCGGCTGGGCCAAGGGAAAGACCGCTGAACAGGTTGAAATGGAGTTGCGTAAGCTTGTTCCGGAAAAAGAGTGGATCGACATCAACCGATCGATGGTTCAATTTGGCCGTGATATCTGTAAGCCGGGAAAGCCGCAATGTTATCGTTGCCCCGTCGCAAAGTGGTGTGCATACCCAAATAAGACAAAAGTCTGA
- a CDS encoding CapA family protein — translation MDGRMKPWRLVFCIALGLALGGVFGILIARFTPICPVVDWINVIHIPGLSTSTAPVTHGGLDTPEQRNIRLIFVGDIMLDRTVRDRMRVSKDPAYPFQKLPSAWFESFDYAVANLEGPVTDLRRPPEKTIDFQFDPSVIPVLKEQGLDAFSQANNHALDQGNLGYEDSVHRLRGAGFLVFGHQVKDDAISLATTTLHATRLAFLGFNNTDNPVDRTAALQSIELAKQQADTVIVYMHWGNEYRDKPDVSNVELAHWFIDNGVDIVIGAHPHWVQGISSYKGKPIVWSLGNFVFDQDWSIGTRQGMAVEIELGERVIIKPIPLQIDASQPRIVEGEERAKRLEALVKISDKELAEQIRSGVLTFSHASTDR, via the coding sequence ATGGATGGTCGCATGAAGCCTTGGCGTTTGGTGTTTTGCATCGCCCTCGGACTCGCGCTCGGGGGCGTATTTGGTATCTTGATCGCCCGCTTCACACCAATTTGTCCCGTTGTCGATTGGATCAATGTTATTCACATTCCCGGCCTCTCGACTTCCACCGCCCCCGTCACCCATGGTGGCTTGGACACGCCAGAACAAAGAAATATCCGTCTCATTTTTGTTGGCGATATCATGCTCGACCGCACGGTGAGGGATCGCATGCGCGTTTCCAAAGATCCTGCCTACCCATTTCAAAAATTACCATCAGCTTGGTTTGAATCATTTGATTACGCCGTCGCAAACTTGGAAGGACCAGTCACGGATCTGCGCCGTCCACCGGAAAAAACGATCGATTTCCAATTTGATCCGTCGGTGATCCCTGTTTTGAAAGAACAAGGCCTCGACGCGTTCTCTCAAGCCAACAATCACGCCCTCGACCAAGGCAATCTCGGCTATGAAGATTCCGTCCATCGTCTCCGTGGCGCCGGCTTCCTTGTTTTTGGCCACCAAGTAAAAGATGATGCGATTTCTCTCGCGACAACCACGCTTCACGCGACACGCCTCGCGTTTCTTGGGTTTAACAACACGGATAACCCCGTCGATCGCACGGCCGCGCTTCAGTCGATCGAGCTCGCCAAGCAACAGGCCGATACCGTGATCGTCTACATGCATTGGGGCAACGAGTATCGCGACAAACCGGACGTCTCAAATGTCGAGCTCGCCCATTGGTTTATCGATAACGGTGTCGATATCGTGATCGGCGCACACCCGCATTGGGTTCAGGGAATCTCGAGCTACAAAGGCAAGCCGATTGTCTGGTCGCTGGGCAATTTTGTTTTCGATCAAGACTGGTCGATTGGAACGCGACAAGGGATGGCCGTTGAGATCGAGCTCGGAGAACGCGTCATCATCAAGCCAATCCCATTACAGATCGATGCAAGCCAGCCGCGCATCGTTGAAGGGGAGGAACGGGCTAAGAGACTCGAGGCTTTGGTAAAAATTTCCGATAAAGAGCTGGCAGAACAAATCCGATCTGGTGTGCTAACCTTTTCGCATGCAAGTACTGACCGTTAG
- the mltG gene encoding endolytic transglycosylase MltG, with protein MRNMVKLLVVLVLLFGIWFGWQWANEAYWAVPVGAVKAVEIPEGADGAKVAQILEENGIIESAARYRMYGRFDSALNRARPGSYQIRPGTNYREIARQLALGPARTEVQITIIEGETVDALIDQLQDEQQIDPADAVRVIGRSLDRVPFDLALRDTYPFLGSLPRDRSLEGYLFPNTYRVWADQLPEGLIAKQLDEFSKRFSAAKPGAASAPLTDLDDVIILASIVQDEVRSEEDMRLVAGLFLNRLRDGMALQSDATLNYMTGSGRARATSRDLSIDSPWNTYKYRGLPPSPIGNPGEAAIKAVLNPEPSEYRYFLTDEAGKTYYARTLDEHIANRQKAGYSQ; from the coding sequence ATGCGAAACATGGTTAAGCTGTTGGTCGTTCTCGTCTTGTTGTTCGGTATCTGGTTTGGCTGGCAATGGGCCAATGAAGCCTATTGGGCCGTACCTGTCGGAGCGGTAAAGGCGGTAGAAATCCCGGAAGGTGCTGATGGCGCCAAGGTCGCGCAGATTTTGGAAGAGAACGGCATCATCGAGTCCGCAGCTCGTTATAGAATGTATGGCCGTTTTGACAGCGCGCTAAACCGCGCACGCCCTGGCTCCTATCAAATCCGCCCGGGAACAAATTATCGTGAAATTGCCCGACAGCTCGCTCTCGGACCTGCCAGAACAGAAGTACAAATCACGATCATAGAAGGTGAAACGGTCGATGCGCTTATTGATCAATTGCAGGACGAGCAGCAAATCGACCCCGCAGATGCCGTGCGTGTTATCGGCCGCTCGCTCGATCGCGTTCCTTTTGATCTCGCGCTACGCGACACCTATCCCTTTCTCGGAAGCTTGCCCCGCGACCGCTCATTGGAAGGCTATCTTTTCCCAAATACCTATCGCGTTTGGGCCGATCAATTGCCGGAAGGCCTGATCGCCAAACAGCTCGATGAATTCAGTAAGCGTTTTTCCGCTGCTAAGCCTGGTGCCGCAAGTGCTCCGCTCACCGATCTCGACGACGTCATTATTCTTGCCTCGATTGTTCAGGATGAAGTCCGTTCCGAAGAAGACATGCGTTTGGTCGCCGGCTTGTTCCTGAACCGTTTACGCGACGGGATGGCCCTTCAATCCGATGCAACATTGAATTACATGACGGGCTCGGGCCGCGCCCGCGCCACCTCGCGCGATCTTTCCATCGACTCTCCGTGGAATACCTACAAGTATCGGGGTCTGCCGCCATCACCCATCGGCAACCCGGGAGAGGCGGCGATCAAGGCTGTTTTGAATCCAGAACCAAGCGAATATCGCTATTTTTTGACCGATGAAGCCGGAAAAACCTATTACGCCAGAACCCTGGATGAGCATATAGCCAATCGCCAAAAAGCCGGATATAGCCAGTAA